The Euphorbia lathyris chromosome 3, ddEupLath1.1, whole genome shotgun sequence genome contains a region encoding:
- the LOC136224637 gene encoding F-box protein FBW2-like: MPSLKRGTSAAATPVEEENEKERDIELSLQSPLRFRSWLGHCSIVMENLDLQRKENIDNVQMFKWSSSSSSSRWENLNPEILALILARIPIEERVGLVSLVCKNWLACIWGPYCWSEINIQNWCRKRERSVEDVDLVAHKLMNRNRGSFRLLSAFKLGNRGFISAANWGKNLKVLEIPMSEVTDKMVERHVDSLVNLSVLDISYCLNITSKGIGVFGKNCKGLTELRRNFRFVMLNEIDNSEAMVIGSTMSALKKLDMCFGTFEEVGLQAILTNCKALSHLNIQGSWNVNLEGDVLDKCLKLEFFSEKIFFKQ; the protein is encoded by the exons ATGCCGTCCTTGAAGAGAGGAACTTCTGCTGCTGCGACTCCTGTTGAGGAAGAGAATGAGAAGGAGAGAGATATAGAGCTAAGTCTTCAAT CCCCTCTGAGGTTTAGGTCCTGGCTCGGGCACTGTTCAATTGTAATGGAAAATCTGGATTTACAGAGGAAAGAAAACATTGATAATGTTCAAATGTTCAAAtggtcttcatcttcttcttcttcccggTGGGAGAATCTAAATCCGGAAATACTAGCACTCATACTCGCTCGAATCCCTATAGAAGAAAGGGTAGGACTCGTTTCGTTGGTCTGCAAAAATTGGTTAGCATGCATTTGGGGACCTTATTGCTGGTCAGAAATCAACATCCAGAACTGGTGCCGGAAACGGGAACGTTCCGTCGAGGATGTTGACTTGGTGGCACATAAGCTTATGAACCGCAATAGAGGTTCATTTCGGTTGCTCTCTGCCTTCAAGCTTGGAAATCGAGGCTTCATTTCCGCTGCTAACTG GGGGAAAAACCTAAAAGTGCTGGAAATTCCAATGAGTGAAGTGACAGATAAAATGGTGGAAAGACATGTTGATTCACTGGTGAATTTAAGTGTTTTAGACATTAGTTATTGTTTGAATATCACAAGCAAAGGGATTGGAGTATTTGGGAAAAACTGCAAAGGCCTAACTGAGCTAAGAAGAAACTTCAGATTTGTCATGCTTAATGAAATTGATAATAGTGAGGCTATGGTGATAGGAAGTACAATGTCGGCTCTAAAGAAACTTGATATGTGTTTTGGGACTTTTGAAGAAGTTGGTCTTCAAGCCATACTTACTAATTGCAAGGCTCTTTCACATCTCAACATTCAAGGGTCTTGGAATGTGAATCTGGAAGGTGACGTTTTGGATAAGTGTTTGAAGCTTGAGTTTTTCagtgagaaaatattttttaagcAGTAG
- the LOC136224668 gene encoding uncharacterized protein isoform X1, producing the protein MTSKLINLPSLIFAALDCEASGDGIDESLGKQILPQVEHVKELKIGSLFIKILSSLEEGGVSCPFFNNKCLTLGYVDFDKHHAAVAYALRNSIVLQKLVMNMSSICESIYTADVPDMNDF; encoded by the exons ATGACTTCTAAGTTAATAAATTTGCCTTCTTTAATTTTTGCTGCTCTTGATTGTGAGGCTAGTGGGGATGGGATTGATGAAAGTTTGGGTAAGCAAATCCTACCGCAGGTTGAGCATGTGAAGGAGCTAAAGATTGGAAGTCTGTTTATTAAG ATTCTATCAAGTTTGGAGGAGGGAGGTGTATCTTGTCCATTTTTCAACAATAAATGCTTGACTTTGGGTTATGTTGATTTTGATAAGCACCATGCTGCTGTTGCATATGCACTTCGCAATTCTATTGTGCTTCAGAAATTAGTTATGAATATGTCATCAATCTGTGAG TCTATTTATACTGCAGATGTTCCAGACATGAATGATTTTTGA
- the LOC136224668 gene encoding uncharacterized protein isoform X2 yields MAESMDVCPHSHFLWLSGDGIDESLGKQILPQVEHVKELKIGSLFIKILSSLEEGGVSCPFFNNKCLTLGYVDFDKHHAAVAYALRNSIVLQKLVMNMSSICESIYTADVPDMNDF; encoded by the exons ATGGCAGAATCAATGGACGTGTGTCCCCATTCTCATTTTCTATGGCTCAG TGGGGATGGGATTGATGAAAGTTTGGGTAAGCAAATCCTACCGCAGGTTGAGCATGTGAAGGAGCTAAAGATTGGAAGTCTGTTTATTAAG ATTCTATCAAGTTTGGAGGAGGGAGGTGTATCTTGTCCATTTTTCAACAATAAATGCTTGACTTTGGGTTATGTTGATTTTGATAAGCACCATGCTGCTGTTGCATATGCACTTCGCAATTCTATTGTGCTTCAGAAATTAGTTATGAATATGTCATCAATCTGTGAG TCTATTTATACTGCAGATGTTCCAGACATGAATGATTTTTGA